A window of Numenius arquata chromosome 6, bNumArq3.hap1.1, whole genome shotgun sequence contains these coding sequences:
- the LOC141465268 gene encoding serum amyloid A protein-like — MKLFVYLVLLSLLCASADMSPIFEGGRFAWDAARGAWDMFRAYKDMREANYIGADKYFHARGNYDAAQRGPGGAWAAKVISDARERWQSDVSGRGAEDTRADQEANEWGRSGGDPNRYRPAGLPSKY; from the exons ATGAAGCTCTTTGTCTACCTCGTGTTGCTCTCTCTTCTATGTGCAAGTGCTGACATGTCACCAATATTCGAAGGTGGACGATTTGCCTGGGATGCAGCGAGAG GGGCATGGGATATGTTCAGAGCATACAAGGACATGCGCGAGGCGAATTATATAGGTGCTGACAAATATTTCCATGCTCGTGGGAATTATGATGCTGCCCAAAGAGGACCTGGCGGTGCTTGGGCAGCTAAAGTGATCAG TGACGCCCGGGAAAGATGGCAAAGCGACGTGAGCGGCCGAGGAGCCGAGGACACCCGTGCTGACCAGGAGGCAAACGAGTGGGGCAGAAGTGGGGGGGACCCCAACCGCTACAGACCTGCGGGCCTCCCCAGCAAATACTGA